The following proteins are co-located in the Bombus pascuorum chromosome 3, iyBomPasc1.1, whole genome shotgun sequence genome:
- the LOC132904978 gene encoding anaphase-promoting complex subunit 15-like, with amino-acid sequence MSITPLWPNLQPRATDPLWFNADRPCDDESEVAALEAEHQAWREHVRVQRYDHIPIGKTVSDFRGSEEEEEEEEEEEGEGEEEEESDTHEEEEEELDEIDMEVSYSHQQQTSSPTDTVTDPVSIRMVSTHTGRYS; translated from the exons ATGTCGATTACCCCTTTGTGGCCAAATTTACAACCAAGAGCAACAGATCCTCTATGGTTCAATGCCGATAGACCCTGCGACGACGAGAGCGAAGTAGCTGCACTGGAAGCGGAACATCAAGCGTGG AGGGAACATGTCCGAGTTCAACGTTATGACCATATCCCTATCGGAAAGACAGTCAGCGAT TTCAGAGGAtcggaagaagaggaggaagaagaagaggaagaagagggagaaggagaagaagaagaagaatcagATACCCatgaagaagaggaagaagaattaGACGAAATTGATATGGAAGTAAGCTACTCGCATCAACAACAGACATCCAGTCCAACAGATACAGTGACAGATCCAGTATCCATCAGAATGGTCAGCACACATACTGGTCGctattcttaa